DNA sequence from the Peromyscus eremicus chromosome 7, PerEre_H2_v1, whole genome shotgun sequence genome:
TTTTGTAGTGACTGGCATGTTGCTGCAAGATGTCCAGGGCTTTGGACTCTGAGCTGGCTTTACAGCTCACGCTGGGGCTGGCACGTGCCTTGTCAGCATCCTCGCCACCTGAGACCTTGCTGCCATAGGGTGAGAAAGAGTAGCTGGAAGGCAAATAGGAACctagggaaggagagatggagcaGTCAAAGAACTGAGGCTGACAGAAGGAACCGCGCTAGTGAGTGTGGTCAGGCGGCATCAGCTCTTCGGCATCATCTGAGACACCTTCGACCACAGCATCTCTGGGAGGACACTCCTGGCTTCTGAACAAGCTCTACAGGAAGAACAGGTGAAGggatacagaatatggcactcaGTTTCCCACAGCTGACTTCTCAGATCTCCTATGGCTCCTGATGATGCTATCTTAGAGTCATATGATAAAGTTGAAAGATCAAAGGATTTAGTCAGACAGCCTTGGGCTGAATAACCCTGAATAAAGTGACAAGCTTTTTGAGTCTCAGTTTCTTTATCATCAGAATGAATGTATCAGCCATGCACGAtggcacacacatctgtaatcccaacagtgCAGTTACAGAACTGTGGGGCAGAACTGTGAGTTAAATGTGAGCCTAGACAAGATCCtatcccccaaaacaaaacaagggccattgtgatggctcagtgggtaaaaacacttgcttCTAGgactgatgacctaagtttgatcccacCACACAgtagggcagaggcaggtacatctATGTGAggttgaagccagtctggtccatatagagggagttccaagctagccaggttacatagtgagactttatttttctttatttaaaaaaagggtGGTAggccagtgtggtggtacatgcctttaattccagcactccaggggcagaggcagacagaactctTTGAGTTCAATACCAGCCGGGTCTagggtctacagagcgagttccaggacagccaaggttacacagaaagaccctattttggggagaaaaaaaaaagatgaaaaaggggtggtggtggtagtggtgttggagtggtggttcagtggttaagaacaattattcttccagaggatctgggttcaattcttaggacccacattaggcagccatctgtaactccagctccaggggagctgatgtcctcttctggcctctgcaaacacTGTGCTTACATGcacctatcacacacacatactcataaatcaacctaaaaaaaaaagatagcaataCAAAAAGGTAACATGAGCTAGGTATAGTGCTctactcccagtacttgggagacaaaaGTTAAGAGGACTGTTTCAAGGAGGCTAGCCTGCACTACAGTAAATTCTAGTTCAGAGTACGcagccaacaaacaaacaatgtgaACTTGAAGCACTgagaaggccaaggcaggaagatgagttcaaggtcagccgggGTTACATGGCCAGACTACGTCTCAAAAccagtgaggctggagagatgattcagtggttaagaatactttgTTACTGTGAAGGACCCAGGCTGCATCTctaacacccacatgacagctcagaGTGGTTTGTaaccctagttccaggggacctaacaccttttctggcctccttggataccaggcatgcacagagcaggcaaacactcatacacataaataaaaaaaatcttaaaacaagaCCCACAGAGGGCTCACTCAGTAGGCAAAGGCATCAGGTACCAAGGCTGACAACAAAGTTTGGTCCCTGAAACCAACATGGTAGAAGCAAAGACTATGgacctataattctagcattgTGAAGATACccaggagaatccctggggctcactgcaaGTCAGTCTAGcataatcagtgagctccaggttcagtgagagatcctgtttcaaaaaataagttgGAGAGCAGCTGAAGAAGACAagtgacattgacctctgacatatatgcatacatatgcataagaacacacacaagctgggggtggtggcatatgcatgtaattccagtacttaggagtagaggcaagaagaaagaggaggaaagttggaggctagcctacaCCATATAGTTAATtataggctagccagggctacataacaagaccctgtctcaactacAAAAATACCAGAGTAAGTAAAAAGGTGCATAAATCATTCAAGACAGTGCCTCAACCAATGGaactcttattattattattttattattttctgagacagggtttctccgtgagttttggtgcctgtcctggagcttgctctgtagaccaggctggcctcgaactcacagggatccacctggttctgcctcccgagtgctgggattaaaggcgtgtgcacccgGCGGAACTCTTATTTTTATATAGATGGTAAGGTGTACCACAAGGGTGAGATGATCTCCTGTATCTGTTTGAAAAGCTTATTTGTGTTTAGAATTTATCCTATGATAATGCCAGCAGAATGTCAAGACTACCTGCTCCAGACGGCTGAGAGCTGTGAGTGCTCGGGCAGATCTAAATGGAAAACAGGGACAGAAGCTGAGGAGGGCAGGGCAGAGTAGGGCAGGCTGGATTCTAGATGTCCAGTCACACAGAAGGCATAAATTCTTGGGTACTGCAGCTCAGTCGAGTGGCTACAATCTCGAAAACCTATTACATATTTCATGCAGCGCCAAAGAGGAGAAGACAAAGCTGTACACGTGGGATGCCATTACCTGGACACTGAGTGTGTGTGCTGGAAGACTACAttatggccaggcatggtggtacatgctcgccttaatccagcactcaggagagaggcaggtggagctgtctgagttcgaggccagcttgttctacacagtgagttccaggccagccagggctacagagtgaaatcctgtctcaggaaaacaacAATAAGAAGCCCCCTCCCCAACCTCAAACCAACcaacgaaacaacaacaacaatcctgAAGTTCCCTTCCACCCCAGAGGAATCCTACCGGGCTCTAGTGAGGAGAGTTGaatacaaacatttttttctaacaagTTAAAAACATTAACCCTCGACCCACTGAGAACTCATTGTCAGCAGTGTAAGAACTAATTTTTCTCAAGCTGAACCTACTGGACATCCCCCCAGCTGACTTCAAACTGCTCTCTGCATCCCTGCCAGCTTTCTGATCTCCCAGCTGAGCAGAGCCTCAAAGATGAATGCCTGCGTTGTTCTGGTTTGAATCTTACGTGTCACATGTATTGCTCCTGCTGTATGAAGCTGTGAGGTCCTTGAGTGGAGGGAACTagtctcttctatttctttagtATTCCCCACAGTGCCTTGCATACAGCACAAATCAGAGTGCATGTCGAAAGAAATTCCAGCAGAGAGAAGCTGGCTGTGGTGCACAGGAGTTTTACCACTGATAATCGAGAAAAGCTGGAGCACAGGAGAGGTGGTGTTTCCGACTGTAATTAGGGTCATTTAAGGTTAGAGTGGCAACTTCATAGCAGGTGCACATTGAAAATAAAAGGACTGTCATCCAAGCCAGTCTCACTGACACTTAGAACCAAAGCAACAAAGCCCTGGATTGGAAATCTGCTCATCTCCCTTCCCCGAGAGCAGCAGAGCCAGCACTAGGTACTGTACCTGGGTAGTTCTGCATCATCACAGCAGGCATGCCCCGGTAGCTGGGGTGGTTGGGGTCATAGGACTGGCTGTAAGAGTAGCCGTGCATGTAGGGGATGTAGGACTGGTGCTGGGGCAGGGGGGAGGACACAGGCACATGGACACTTGGCCGGGGCTCCTTGCTTCCAAGGCGGGACTCCTCGGAGGCGGGTAGCTTGCACTCAGTACTTGTGCTCTCTTTCCCATCTTCCTTGGGAACAGAGTCCTTACTCCgactcctttcctcctttaaTTTCCGGTCTCGCTCCTCTTTCCACCGATCATCCTCTGATTTGATGTCTGAGTACTTGGCAGGATAAACATATGTCCACATCCGGGGCTCTGTCTCCTGCAAAAACCACAGAACAAGTGCTGAGTAGTACACAAAGACCCTTTTCAAACCCAAGGTCCCAGCAGAAACACCAGAACAGAATATTACAGCACCCAAGGCAGAGTGACAGCTTGGCTTCTACCAATTTTGTTTGCAAAGACACTGTTAGTTCCAACACTGGGGAAGCAGTGAGTTCGagcagcctagtttacagagagTTCTAAGCCAGTAaggaatacatagtgagaccctgtcactacaaaacaaagcaaaacactttCTCAAGCCTAAGGAGACAAGATATGGGGAAGAAAAGGTACAGCCGTCAGTGGGTGCTCTTTATGGGAGTAAGACTTCTGGGGCAATGACTCCAGGAATAAGACAAGTTTCGTTTTGCAAAATTACCACTCTCCTCTTGTCAGGAAGGGTAGAACTAATAGCAAGAGTAAAGGGAAGACATTCTAAATCTCCTGAGTTAATATCTGCAACAGGTGTGGctgtctgcagagaccagaagagagcattagattcccaggagctggagttacaggagcttctaagccatctgatgtgggtatTAGGAAGTGAagttgggtcttctggaagaacagcaagtactcttaaccactgagccatctctgcagccccattagttttaatttttaaatattactatTTATTTAGAGAACAGGACCTTGttatgtagtgcaggctggcttTCGACTTACTATGCAGCTCAGTGTGGCTAAAAACTCATGACAATCTGCCTTTAGCCTTccaagtactaagattacaggcatgtgcatccTAGCTGACACCATAAAATCCTTTGTAAAGACATCTGTTAGCTGAATACTATATGCTTTCATCCCAAAGGAACTATACAGTGGAACATTGGGCTGGGAGTCAGGATGCCTAGGTTCTTGTCCTGGCTCTGCTTGTGAAGGCTCAACCAACTCTAGACAAAACAAACGGTCTCATTAGTCCTTCTTTCCCATTTAAGGGAAAAATACCCTTTCAACATGAAAATGTACAGAATTCCTAAAATTATACAACTCTCCTGCTAATCTAATTCTATGGCACCCTTACACAAGACAGTGCTGATCTGCGGGGCCAGAAAGTTGATTAGTGTTTCTACTTCCTGACACACAGCAGTTACCTGTCGGTACCAGAGTATTGGATCCACCTCTGCCTGTCGGCCACACTCAGTGCCTGTCTTAGCCTCAGAGGCCTCCTTGCCTAGGTGGCTGGCCTCACCCAGCTTCCCTTTTAGGCCTTCAGGGGCCTGGCCGGGGAGTTTTGATGAGTCATCTAATTTGGGAATGATGACGGACTTGGCAGGATCAGCTCCTGACTCCTTGGCTTTGCCTGGCCCTGACTTCACCAAGTCTGTCAAGCTGGGAGCCTTGGTGAGAGTTGGTGGAATTGACGGCTTCTGCTTCCACTCTTCCTTGAGTGATGCCTCCCGCTCTTTCAGGCCCATCTCTGCCTTCTTGTCCAGTCCCCGCTGCTGCTGCTCCAAGCTCTGCCGTTTCTGCTGTTCTTCATACTGCTGTCGGTAAGCTGAGTTGGTGCTCAAGAGGTGGGTGTGGTAACTCTGGTCGCTGTAGCCGTATGGAGGCACGTAGGCATACTGGTTGTAGTACAGGGACTGCATGTACATGTTGGGCCGTTGCTGGATGACAGAGGGCTGCTGACTGGAACTGTTCAGTTCAGGTTTCTTTTCCTCACAGACATCATTCTTCACTTTCCCTTCTATGCTCTCGGGCTCCTCATCCTTTTTTGTCTTGAGGGCCTGGCCCTCCATTCCTGACTGGCTGCTGGAGTTGAGAGCCCCTGGGCTGGACTGTGCATAACCTGGAGAGTAGTAACTTTCAAAGCCTTGATAATATGGTGAGTCTTTGCTCTGCGGCTGAGGGGGGAAAAGTGTTTTCTTAGCCCCTTCTTTAACCAGCTGGTCAGGGTCCTTGGACTTGACAGTGTCCACCTtgccctccccatcctccccagcATCCGAGATGTCAGAATAGGCAGGACTATTGGTTTTGACTGAACTGACTTCAGCACCGTTCTGGGTCACTACGTGCAGGGGAGTGAGGGGTTGGGTTGGGGTGGTACTATCTAGGCGGCTGCTGCCTCCAATTGAAGGGCTGGGGGCATTGTCTGTAAAACTGTAAATCTTATCAGCTTCAGCCTTGATACTCGCTAACCGGCTTTGGTGGGAGTCTGAGGAGCCATTCAGAAGCCCCTCCATTTTTATTCCATCCCCTGACGATTCTCTGAACGGGCTTTTACCTTCTTCTGCTCGGCACACCTTCCCAGGGGTCAGAGGACTTTCAAGTTCCTTTGatgattccttcttttttttgtctttctttttcttgtccttgGCAGGGGTCAAGGCAGGGTTGACTGTGAAAGGCTCCCCCATAACGGTGGGCTTGGGCTGAATGGGCTTGAGTTGGGGGCTGTTGGGCATTGCTTGGACCACTGTGGTGGTCAAGCCTGAGGAGGAGCCAGGGCTTGCTGCTGTGAAGGTGGCCGTCTGGAAAGTGTAGATCTGTTGTGGGGGTATGGCAGGGGCAATGGGCCGGGCTGACTTTAAGCTCTTGGATGGAATCTTTTCAGGTTTCAAACTGGAGggctttttacatttttctttttccacacaCTTCCTGTCCAAAGAGTCGAAGGCATCATTGCTTGTTTCATCCATTACTGCGGGTCCATCATCAGAACCATCATTGGATAAGGCCCCAAGGTCTGTGTCTCCCTCCCCACTCAGTTTTTTCTTACAGAGGCCTTTTGTGCTGAATTTGCTTGCAGGGGAAGGGCTATGGGGCTCAACAAGCCGAACTTTGGGGGTAGCTGAGCGGGCAGGGGACAAGGATCCTTTCTGTGAGACAGAGGCACCATTGCAGCTGCTGAGGTCTGCATGGAGGGTGGGCTCTTCTCCATACTCACTGTCTCCGTCGGCTTCCGGTTTGCTGTCATCGTCCGTGTGGGCATGAGCTTGGTGGTACTTAAGTCCATTAATGTGCTTGTACTTTTTGTTGCAGTTTGGGTGGGGACAGTCAATCAGGACTGGGGAGGGACAATTTCTGTCCACAACACTGGGTTCCACCTTGGTCCCAGGGAGTGGCCCGGTGGCTGAGCCCATGGAATTTGTGCGGACACGTTTGCTTCCTTTGGAGTCCTCTGAGCTAGAATTCAGTTCCATATCTGAAAGAGGTTTGTTTTTCCGCTTATTAGCTGAGGAAGGGCTGGCCTTGACATCCTCCGAGGTGCTGCTAGCTGGGGGGCGATGCTCTGAGGAGTTCTGGCTGCCCCGGCGGCCTTTGCTGTTGGCTCCTGCtcgggttttgctgttgttgctggtCCCTTTGCTGTCAGAGGCTGCGGCTGTCTCACTGACAGGCGTGTTACTGTTGGGACGCATGCGCTTGCCTCGTCCTCGACCGTTACGCATTTCCAAGTCACTGGTGGGGGAGTCACAGAACCTTGGCAAAGGACAAACAGGACAGGATATTAATAAGGGGAAAACATCTTTGTTTTAATGAGCCAGGGCCTCCCGGCAAGAGTCACTACACTTAGCTTTGCTTTTTTGAAGCCCAGGCTGGTATGGAACTCAATAAGTAGTCCAAGTTGGCCTCCATTTTACAGGATCCTTACACCATTCTCTTGACCTCCTAGGATGCCATTTGCATACTATCCCTGGATCATTCCGTCATATTTTAGGCTTCTCAAGCCCTAGCACACTGAGTAATAACATTAGGAATAAGGTATAAAGAGACATTGAAATATTAGtgatttttattgtatttctatttatttatttacttttatttttattttttagttttcgagacagggtttcctctgtgtacttttggtgcctgtcctggagctcactctgtagaccaggctggcctcgaactcacagagatccacctggctctgcctcccaagtgctgcgattaaaggtatgcgccactgccgcccaggctgtatctttatttttgttatgctTTTGAGAGTGAATTCCTAAGCCTCATGCAATGCCCCGGCCCCCAAATGTTAATCTTATCACACACATTTTGGAAACAAGGTATGTAACCTAAtttagcctcaaactccctatgtagctaaaactggctttgaactcctgatcttctgtatctgccaagggctggaattacaggtacatAGCACTATGGCTGGTttgaaatgttaatttaaaaatcaaactgggggctggagagatggctcagtggttaagagcattggctgctcttccagaggtcctgagttcaagttccaACAACTACATGGTGGTGGCTCACCATGTAAtctcatctgtaatgagatctggtgtcctcttctggcctgcaggcatacatgcaggcagaatactatatacataataaataaattttgaaaaaacaaattaaaaaaataaaaatcaaactgcAACTTGAAAATAAGGCCAGGAATAGTGACTGAGAccaacacctgtaatcccagcatctagAAGGCTGGGTTTGAGGCAGCCTggcctatacagtgagttccaagactggGTAACAGAATGAACCCTTGTCcccaggaggaaggaaggcaaggagggagggagggaagaaaagtggATATAACCCGTGTGGTGGCTCAAGCTAGTGAGGAGCCTTGAGTTGGAGAAGGCTCAGGAGGGTTCAGTCTGAGGCCAAATGGGCCAACTCTAGTAAGATAAAGTAACGATTCATTAATTATGTGGAGGGATCAGACTAATATAAACTAGACATCTGTATGTGCTCACCTTGGGGGTGCCCAATCATGCCTTGTGCAGTCAAGAAGTGTACCTACGTATGTCTTGTTCCTCCATGTCACATTTACCACCAACatccctggaaaaaaaaaaaaagaaagaaagaaagtagtaTGGATGAGACGAATTTGCTGGCCACTGCaaagaatattcttttttgtttttttgagacagggtttctctgtgtagttttggtgcttgtcctgaatctcgctctgtagacccaggctggcatcgaactcaaagatccacctggctctggctctgcctcccgagtgctgggattaaaggcgtgctcaaccaccgcccggctacaaagAATATTCTTCATCTAAGCAGCTCTCTGACTTCTGTGAAAGTTTAGTGGTGCTTCAGTAGCAGAATAGTTCCATGGGAATTGCCTATGGGTGGACAATAGTTCAAAGATTTCCTAGCCTGATcaagacattttttatttttatgaacagATCTCATGGATctcaggctatccttgaatttgctatataactgaggatgaccttgagcttctaaGCGTCCTTCCACTacctctgagtgttgggattacaggaaggTCCCCACACACCCAGATTTATGTAGTGCTCAGAACTGAACTCATGGCTTTGCTCATACTGGACAAGCATTCTACTGACTGATGAGCTACACCTTCTGCCCTCCCATGTTTTTGTTAAGACAGtgtcttgctatatagtccaggctagcctcaaactctatCTAGCCAAGGATAGCTTTGAACTCTTAATCCTTCTGTCCCTTCTTACTGAGTGCTGGGCTTctatgtatgtgccaccatgccttacttaatgtatttattttaactaAATTCAAATATTTCAGTGCATGATTTAATCagaatttatacatttttttggGTGTACAGCTTAGGTTGTTTGGTACATTTTTACTtcagtacattaaaaaaaaaaaaaaaaaaaaaaaaaaaaggctaatttTTGCCCAGCggtggtgtcgcatgcctttaatcctagcacttgggaggcagagccaggcagatctctgagttcgaggccagcccagtctacagagtgagatccaggacaggcaccaaaactacacagagaaaccctgtctcggggaaaaacaacaacaacaacaacaacaaaaaacacccaaaacaaaacaaacaaacaaacaagggctaatttttatcatgtttaattatgtgtctatGAGTGTGTCTGTGCACGTGACTGCAAGTGCCCGATGAagccttgggtgctgggaactgaacttgggtcctctagaagagcagtatgttctttctcttaaccactgtgctttctctccagcctcactcttaaatgatgtcacaataaatATCTTGACATGCTGTTCATTTTATTCAAGATGAATTGGAGGACAGGGATGTGGCTcacttggcagagtgcttgtctagcacacaATACCCTAGCTCAATCTCTAATACCATATAAAGCTGGGTATTGCAGCAGAAGCCTAAAACCAAAGCACTTGGAAGATGGTTTTAGAGCAATttcagttcaaagtcatcctcagttacatagctAGCTCAAGGATAGCCTAGGACACACGACACCCTGTTCTCCATCCCATCCCCCCAAAAGGGAAAAGGGGCTTTTGAACACGTGACATAACAATATTCCTCAATTCAAAGAGTATTAAAAATCCCGAACACTGAAATTtgagcatggtagtgcacacacCATGGTGGTGACACTtgtggggtggaggcaggatgatcggggagttcaaggccagcctcatctacagagcgagttctaggacagccagggctacacagagaaactatcttgaaaacaaaacaaaacaaaacaaaaagagagagaataagagagggAGCACGTGTGCCCACGtgagctagggatgtagctcagtggtacagtgcttccCTGGCACAAACAGCCCTGGATATGATTCCTAGTTCTTCAAAAGGGAAaatgaacacagagagagagagggagggagggagggagggaaggagggagagagggagagagagagagagagagagagagagagagagagagagagagagagagagagagagagagaggagaggagactgaGACACTCCATGTGCTGATCTGGAAAGACTATATACAGGAAAGACAGTAGCAGTAGTGTGTGGAACAGTCCGACGTAGTGGTATCATTTAAGGAAGAGTATATATTTTtcactatgtatttatttggagaGAGAGGGTACACATGGTGTACATGGAGAGGACTGAGGACAATTTGCAGCAATCAGTTCTCTCATTCTATCACGTAGGTCCtgtggatcaaacacaggtcaccaggcttggtggcaggcatctttacccactgagaaatCCTGCAGGAAAATCCTTGAATGTTTCTAAGTAAGGAACCTGAAGGTTAATGAACAATGACAGGAGGgatacttcattaaaaaaaagaaacaaaaacattcatttatttgtgtgtgtctgcatatgctAGAGTGTGCATTTGGAGGTCACAGAATAAGTCAAGGGAGCTAGTTCTCTTTCCACTActagttctagggatcaaacccaggctggccatgaattcCCAATCATCTTACCCCCGCCTCTGAGTCCTGGAATTACACTATTTCCTCCCATTGACAATTAGGTTGTTCCATTCTTCTCTTATTACAAATAAACAGCAAAATATATCTTTGAATAAATGATTCAGGTTTGTTTAACACAAATATGTCTGTAagataaatataagtaaaattgCTAATCACAGGACGTGTTTAttgggagtttaaaaaaaaatactgccaaATTGCTTCAGAGAGAATGTGCTCATTTACATATCCCTCAGTACTACATGGCATGTGTGATGTGACACTTAGgagctgggagccaaactcaggtcctctgcaagagcagcacgtgCTCCTAACAGCTGAGCCCCACTATTCTCTTTCTTAATTGTAACTTTTAATATCCCGGAGTAAAGTCTCCATAACATGATCAGTTATTTCCTCGGCGGGTCATTGACTGGTGGTGGCAGTTAATGATATGTAGAAATTATTTACTTTTGCATTGTTATGTTTATTAACTTTTTATGGTTTCTGAgttaattgtttgtttttgagacaaactcATACTTGTCTACTATATAGCCAAGAAGTAACGGATAACCTTGAatttatcctcctgtctctacctgcaAGTGCagaaattataggcatgtgccactacaatCCAATGTTGGAgatcagaataaataaaaacataatttaaaaaaaaggagaaagaaagctgggtgtggtagtgcatgcctttaatctcagcacttgagaggcagagactggaggagttctgtgagttctaggacagccagggctatgtagagagaccttttcccccaacccccactgaAGCAGCAGCAGTAGTAGTAGTTTGGGCTGCTGACAAGATGGCtaagtgagtaaaggcacttgctgtcaagcctgagaatctgagctcatgccctgggacccacatggtggaaggagaaaagccaACTCGTTCAAATAgtgctctgacttccacatgtgtgctgcggcacatgcatgcacacagtaaTAAATACAGTAAGGGAAAAAGGTCAAGGCCGCTCTCCACTGGAGGAGACACTGCCTgtagcaaaacaacaacagaaaggagATCAGAATCAAGGTCCAAAGAGGGTA
Encoded proteins:
- the Znf609 gene encoding zinc finger protein 609 isoform X2, which produces MSLSSGASGGKGVDANPVETYDSGDEWDIGVGNLIIDLDADLEKDQQKLEMSGSKEVGIPAPNAVATLPDNIKFVTPVPGPQGKEGKSKSKRNKSGKDTSKPTPGTSLFSPSEGAGNKKEAQGRSGEGTNAGGLVAALGPKGSEKAAKASRSVAASKKEKENSSSKSKKERSEGVGTCSEKDPGVLQPVPLGGRGGQYDGSAGMDTGAVEPLGSIAIEPGAALNPLGTKPEPEEGENECRPLKKVKSEKMESPVSTPAVLPLHLLVPVVNNDISSPCEQIMVRTRSVGVNTCDVALATEPECLGPCEPGTSVNLEGIVWQETEDGMLVVNVTWRNKTYVGTLLDCTRHDWAPPRFCDSPTSDLEMRNGRGRGKRMRPNSNTPVSETAAASDSKGTSNNSKTRAGANSKGRRGSQNSSEHRPPASSTSEDVKASPSSANKRKNKPLSDMELNSSSEDSKGSKRVRTNSMGSATGPLPGTKVEPSVVDRNCPSPVLIDCPHPNCNKKYKHINGLKYHQAHAHTDDDSKPEADGDSEYGEEPTLHADLSSCNGASVSQKGSLSPARSATPKVRLVEPHSPSPASKFSTKGLCKKKLSGEGDTDLGALSNDGSDDGPAVMDETSNDAFDSLDRKCVEKEKCKKPSSLKPEKIPSKSLKSARPIAPAIPPQQIYTFQTATFTAASPGSSSGLTTTVVQAMPNSPQLKPIQPKPTVMGEPFTVNPALTPAKDKKKKDKKKKESSKELESPLTPGKVCRAEEGKSPFRESSGDGIKMEGLLNGSSDSHQSRLASIKAEADKIYSFTDNAPSPSIGGSSRLDSTTPTQPLTPLHVVTQNGAEVSSVKTNSPAYSDISDAGEDGEGKVDTVKSKDPDQLVKEGAKKTLFPPQPQSKDSPYYQGFESYYSPGYAQSSPGALNSSSQSGMEGQALKTKKDEEPESIEGKVKNDVCEEKKPELNSSSQQPSVIQQRPNMYMQSLYYNQYAYVPPYGYSDQSYHTHLLSTNSAYRQQYEEQQKRQSLEQQQRGLDKKAEMGLKEREASLKEEWKQKPSIPPTLTKAPSLTDLVKSGPGKAKESGADPAKSVIIPKLDDSSKLPGQAPEGLKGKLGEASHLGKEASEAKTGTECGRQAEVDPILWYRQETEPRMWTYVYPAKYSDIKSEDDRWKEERDRKLKEERSRSKDSVPKEDGKESTSTECKLPASEESRLGSKEPRPSVHVPVSSPLPQHQSYIPYMHGYSYSQSYDPNHPSYRGMPAVMMQNYPGSYLPSSYSFSPYGSKVSGGEDADKARASPSVSCKASSESKALDILQQHASHYKSKSPTRLMSTPHHHHHLGYSLLPAQYSLPYAAGLSSTAIVASQQGSTPSLYPPPRR
- the Znf609 gene encoding zinc finger protein 609 isoform X1; the encoded protein is MSLSSGASGGKGVDANPVETYDSGDEWDIGVGNLIIDLDADLEKDQQKLEMSGSKEVGIPAPNAVATLPDNIKFVTPVPGPQGKEGKSKSKRNKSGKDTSKPTPGTSLFSPSEGAGNKKEAQGRSGEGTNAGGLVAALGPKGSEKAAKASRSVAASKKEKENSSSKSKKERSEGVGTCSEKDPGVLQPVPLGGRGGQYDGSAGMDTGAVEPLGSIAIEPGAALNPLGTKPEPEEGENECRPLKKVKSEKMESPVSTPAVLPLHLLVPVVNNDISSPCEQIMVRTRSVGVNTCDVALATEPECLGPCEPGTSVNLEGIVWQETEDGMLVVNVTWRNKTYVGTLLDCTRHDWAPPRFCDSPTSDLEMRNGRGRGKRMRPNSNTPVSETAAASDSKGTSNNSKTRAGANSKGRRGSQNSSEHRPPASSTSEDVKASPSSANKRKNKPLSDMELNSSSEDSKGSKRVRTNSMGSATGPLPGTKVEPSVVDRNCPSPVLIDCPHPNCNKKYKHINGLKYHQAHAHTDDDSKPEADGDSEYGEEPTLHADLSSCNGASVSQKGSLSPARSATPKVRLVEPHSPSPASKFSTKGLCKKKLSGEGDTDLGALSNDGSDDGPAVMDETSNDAFDSLDRKCVEKEKCKKPSSLKPEKIPSKSLKSARPIAPAIPPQQIYTFQTATFTAASPGSSSGLTTTVVQAMPNSPQLKPIQPKPTVMGEPFTVNPALTPAKDKKKKDKKKKESSKELESPLTPGKVCRAEEGKSPFRESSGDGIKMEGLLNGSSDSHQSRLASIKAEADKIYSFTDNAPSPSIGGSSRLDSTTPTQPLTPLHVVTQNGAEVSSVKTNSPAYSDISDAGEDGEGKVDTVKSKDPDQLVKEGAKKTLFPPQPQSKDSPYYQGFESYYSPGYAQSSPGALNSSSQSGMEGQALKTKKDEEPESIEGKVKNDVCEEKKPELNSSSQQPSVIQQRPNMYMQSLYYNQYAYVPPYGYSDQSYHTHLLSTNSAYRQQYEEQQKRQSLEQQQRGLDKKAEMGLKEREASLKEEWKQKPSIPPTLTKAPSLTDLVKSGPGKAKESGADPAKSVIIPKLDDSSKLPGQAPEGLKGKLGEASHLGKEASEAKTGTECGRQAEVDPILWYRQETEPRMWTYVYPAKYSDIKSEDDRWKEERDRKLKEERSRSKDSVPKEDGKESTSTECKLPASEESRLGSKEPRPSVHVPVSSPLPQHQSYIPYMHGYSYSQSYDPNHPSYRGMPAVMMQNYPGSYLPSSYSFSPYGSKVSGGEDADKARASPSVSCKASSESKALDILQQHASHYKSKSPTISDKSSQERDRGGCGVVGGGGSCSSVGGAGGGDRNVDRPRTSPSQRLMSTPHHHHHLGYSLLPAQYSLPYAAGLSSTAIVASQQGSTPSLYPPPRR